In one window of Fictibacillus phosphorivorans DNA:
- a CDS encoding MFS transporter, with protein sequence MNFFSFHRNIQLRLVLQFITTFASSTVIPFLAIFFSNQVGVFSTGLMYIGVILSGITGALIGGRRSDQFGRKRVILLSESMIGFGYLIAGVLNLLFPLSAYVNFVVFIVILFFTGMAGPAYGAIIIDSSTKENRKAIYTISYWLGNLAVAAGGVTGAILFKTYPYELFLGIALVTFITWVVTWLWLEDVRLPSVVIQDANETKILQGGYKNIFLNRKFILFTVAGLFLISLEESLTTYIGIKLVSDIQDQVPLLPFTSLFEVDGFQLIGLLKAENTILVVVLSLFVATIFKRFKDRSLMLGGGSAYAIGFIVISYSTSPIVLIIAMFIASVGELIHIPAKQAYVASIIPDDARGSYMAIYGLSFHVSGMIAALFVMLSGFLSANTITLLFSLMGVTSLIIYHFLFQSEESAEAKIVKTTA encoded by the coding sequence ATGAATTTCTTTTCGTTTCATCGCAACATCCAGCTAAGGTTAGTGCTTCAGTTTATTACGACATTTGCTTCTTCCACTGTCATTCCGTTTCTAGCTATCTTTTTTTCTAATCAGGTGGGGGTGTTTTCAACGGGTTTGATGTATATCGGAGTCATTCTATCAGGTATAACGGGTGCGTTGATTGGCGGAAGGCGTTCCGATCAATTTGGAAGAAAGCGAGTTATTTTACTAAGTGAGAGCATGATTGGTTTCGGTTACTTGATTGCTGGAGTCCTTAATCTGTTATTTCCTCTTTCAGCATATGTGAACTTTGTAGTGTTCATTGTTATTCTCTTTTTTACGGGAATGGCTGGACCTGCGTATGGTGCGATCATAATTGATTCAAGTACGAAGGAAAATAGAAAAGCAATTTATACGATCTCTTATTGGCTTGGGAATTTGGCGGTTGCTGCAGGTGGAGTAACGGGAGCTATCCTATTTAAAACCTATCCTTATGAGTTATTTTTAGGAATCGCGTTGGTTACTTTTATTACGTGGGTGGTGACATGGTTATGGCTTGAAGATGTACGGCTGCCAAGCGTTGTGATTCAGGACGCCAACGAAACAAAAATCTTGCAGGGAGGCTATAAAAACATTTTTTTGAACCGAAAATTTATCCTCTTCACGGTAGCAGGGTTGTTTCTTATCTCGTTAGAGGAGAGTTTGACCACATATATCGGTATCAAACTTGTAAGCGATATACAAGATCAAGTGCCATTACTACCTTTTACATCATTATTTGAAGTAGATGGGTTTCAATTGATCGGTTTGCTAAAAGCAGAGAACACCATCTTAGTCGTCGTATTAAGTTTGTTTGTAGCTACTATTTTTAAGCGTTTTAAAGATCGGTCCTTAATGCTAGGAGGTGGATCTGCTTACGCAATTGGTTTTATTGTGATCAGCTATAGCACGAGTCCCATTGTTTTAATCATAGCGATGTTTATAGCTTCTGTTGGTGAACTGATTCATATTCCAGCTAAGCAAGCTTATGTTGCTTCCATCATACCGGATGATGCTCGCGGCTCTTACATGGCGATCTACGGACTGTCGTTTCATGTGTCTGGAATGATTGCCGCACTATTTGTCATGCTGAGCGGATTTCTCTCAGCAAACACGATTACTTTGCTGTTTAGTTTGATGGGTGTTACAAGTTTAATCATTTATCACTTTTTATTTCAATCTGAAGAGTCAGCAGAAGCTAAGATCGTTAAAACCACAGCATAA
- a CDS encoding TetR/AcrR family transcriptional regulator: protein MPLSHKQMKAMEQKREKILEQAILLFAEQGYESTTIAKVAKAAGVSFGSVFTYFENKDQLFYHAVTEPLENQYREAMLDFDPDAEDILAEIKSMIDKHITIFIEMRTYLQLVVQVIGQHTKFPEPFKVLDEFSLEFILKLQQIIRNGQKSGVLEISDEDLTATAYLGFLLGIRLTFTDYAVSRVREKFKIPAFQLLYPKR, encoded by the coding sequence TTGCCTTTATCACATAAACAAATGAAAGCGATGGAACAAAAGCGTGAAAAAATTTTAGAGCAGGCGATCCTGTTGTTTGCAGAGCAAGGGTATGAGAGCACGACCATCGCAAAGGTAGCAAAAGCTGCGGGTGTTAGTTTTGGAAGTGTGTTTACGTACTTTGAAAATAAGGATCAGCTTTTTTACCATGCAGTTACAGAGCCTTTAGAAAACCAATATAGAGAAGCGATGTTAGACTTTGATCCGGATGCTGAAGATATTTTAGCTGAGATTAAGAGCATGATAGACAAACATATTACTATTTTTATCGAGATGCGTACCTATCTACAGCTGGTCGTGCAAGTGATCGGACAGCATACGAAATTTCCAGAACCGTTTAAAGTCTTAGATGAATTTAGTCTTGAGTTTATTTTAAAACTTCAACAGATCATACGAAATGGTCAAAAAAGTGGAGTTTTAGAAATATCTGATGAAGACTTAACAGCGACAGCGTACCTTGGCTTTCTATTAGGAATTCGATTAACGTTTACAGACTATGCAGTATCACGGGTTAGAGAAAAGTTTAAGATTCCAGCTTTCCAACTGTTATATCCGAAACGCTAA
- a CDS encoding 8-oxo-dGTP diphosphatase produces MTISIEHQLYTMCMVQDGDKVLLINRPDNRGFPGFLAPGGKIDFPESLVEGACREVKEETGLRVSNLVFKGIDEYVNPQQNVRYMVFNYWTDTFDGELLLDPPEGELVWVSMNEALDLPMQDWFKERFPLFFEEGTFEIQRVWDDYKKKQIELSVIKT; encoded by the coding sequence ATGACTATATCCATTGAACACCAGCTTTATACGATGTGCATGGTTCAGGACGGAGATAAAGTTTTGTTGATCAATCGGCCAGACAATCGCGGCTTTCCTGGTTTTTTAGCCCCTGGTGGTAAAATAGATTTTCCTGAAAGTTTAGTAGAAGGTGCTTGTAGAGAAGTTAAAGAAGAAACAGGATTACGTGTTTCAAACTTAGTGTTCAAAGGAATCGATGAGTATGTAAATCCACAACAGAATGTGAGATACATGGTGTTCAACTATTGGACGGATACGTTTGATGGTGAACTTTTGTTAGATCCACCAGAAGGCGAATTGGTTTGGGTCTCGATGAACGAAGCATTAGATCTTCCCATGCAAGACTGGTTCAAAGAAAGGTTTCCGTTGTTTTTTGAGGAGGGTACTTTTGAGATTCAACGGGTGTGGGATGATTATAAAAAGAAGCAGATTGAGCTTTCCGTCATAAAAACTTAG
- a CDS encoding GNAT family N-acetyltransferase: MEVTRYSSIRAFYREVEDFLLCQEDRAGIMLGNCLRFEDKVWKGEQPFLATVKQNGKIMLSAMLIPPYALLLLEKEETDGVAAVPYLVRYLIQEDYYIQKIMSPKAVGKVFAQEWTTAHHLEEKLLMDLRLYALPTVIKPAALTGRLRLATKADLAFLPRWIVEMTEETKQIMTMAEAEEYAKIRVASEFLFIWEEDGKPVSMAAKTRPNIKGVSINLVYTPKNLRGKGYASACVAALSDHLLKEGFTFCTLYTDLSNPTSNKIYQNIGYEPVCDYIELKFNEKRTERPA; the protein is encoded by the coding sequence ATGGAGGTCACGCGTTATTCATCTATACGAGCTTTTTATAGGGAAGTAGAAGACTTTCTGTTGTGTCAGGAAGATCGAGCAGGAATCATGCTTGGCAACTGCTTGCGTTTTGAAGACAAAGTATGGAAGGGCGAGCAGCCTTTTCTCGCTACCGTAAAACAAAATGGAAAGATCATGTTATCAGCGATGCTCATTCCACCTTATGCCTTGTTACTTTTAGAAAAAGAGGAAACAGATGGTGTTGCGGCAGTGCCTTACTTAGTTCGTTATTTGATCCAAGAAGATTACTATATTCAAAAGATCATGTCACCAAAAGCTGTTGGGAAGGTGTTCGCACAAGAGTGGACGACAGCTCATCATCTAGAAGAAAAATTGCTGATGGATCTACGTCTTTACGCGCTTCCTACTGTTATCAAGCCTGCAGCTCTAACCGGTCGTTTAAGACTAGCCACAAAAGCAGACTTAGCTTTTTTGCCTCGCTGGATCGTAGAGATGACAGAAGAAACGAAGCAGATTATGACGATGGCGGAAGCAGAAGAGTATGCAAAAATCCGTGTAGCGAGCGAGTTTCTTTTTATATGGGAAGAGGATGGGAAGCCAGTTTCGATGGCAGCTAAGACCCGACCGAATATTAAAGGTGTTTCGATCAATTTGGTTTATACACCTAAGAATCTTAGAGGGAAAGGATATGCGAGCGCTTGTGTTGCTGCATTAAGTGATCACCTGTTGAAAGAAGGATTTACGTTCTGCACGCTTTATACAGATCTCTCAAACCCTACTTCTAATAAAATCTATCAAAATATCGGTTATGAGCCGGTATGCGATTATATTGAACTAAAATTTAACGAAAAAAGAACAGAGCGACCGGCCTGA
- a CDS encoding PTS sugar transporter subunit IIA: MFNKLFGKKEVKKEETLIAPLTGKIVNIEEVPDPTFAQKMMGDGIAIEPTEGVVVSPVDGEIVQFFHTKHAIGIQSEAGAEILIHVGLETVSMNGEGFEGHVNVGDKVKAGDKLLSFDLELIKEKAASTVTPIVITNGDAVESLDKRAASEATKGETSLLQVKMK, encoded by the coding sequence ATGTTCAATAAACTATTTGGAAAAAAAGAAGTTAAAAAAGAAGAAACACTAATCGCTCCATTAACAGGAAAAATCGTAAACATTGAAGAGGTACCAGATCCGACGTTCGCTCAAAAGATGATGGGCGATGGGATTGCGATAGAACCAACAGAAGGTGTTGTTGTCTCTCCAGTCGATGGAGAAATCGTTCAGTTCTTCCACACGAAGCATGCAATCGGCATTCAATCAGAAGCTGGTGCAGAGATTCTGATCCACGTTGGTCTTGAAACGGTTAGCATGAACGGTGAAGGTTTCGAGGGACATGTGAACGTAGGAGATAAAGTAAAAGCAGGAGACAAGCTTTTAAGCTTTGACCTAGAATTGATTAAGGAAAAAGCGGCTAGCACGGTAACGCCGATCGTGATTACAAATGGTGATGCGGTTGAATCTTTAGATAAGCGTGCGGCGTCTGAAGCAACAAAAGGTGAAACTTCCTTATTGCAAGTTAAAATGAAATAA
- a CDS encoding YbgA family protein, giving the protein MEAFARPRVVVSKCLEFEACRYNGDVIYNDVIKKLMDYVDFVPVCPEVEIGLGTPRETIRIVKKGEDHFLLQPSTQRDVTNEMRTFSDGYLAGIIDTDGFILKTRSPSCGLKEVKVYASTEKGPAIGHSSGLFGGRVAELYSHLAIEEEGRLNNFTIRDRFYTKLFTLAAFRNILPQGLQAIKSFHEKNQFLFMAYSNPTLKVMNRILKKEQENGEERTIQLYAKAMNKLFNRTARSDSNRKVAYEIFKRFQPHLSVKEIAFFEELLQKYANKKEPFSSVATILKSYAIRFEDSEILGQTFFAPYPEILLEISDSGKGRDY; this is encoded by the coding sequence ATGGAAGCCTTCGCTAGACCACGTGTAGTTGTAAGTAAGTGTCTTGAATTTGAAGCATGCCGCTATAACGGTGATGTCATATATAATGATGTGATCAAAAAACTGATGGACTATGTAGATTTTGTTCCGGTATGTCCAGAAGTAGAAATCGGGCTAGGAACGCCACGAGAAACGATTCGTATTGTGAAAAAGGGTGAGGATCATTTTCTTCTTCAGCCATCAACGCAACGTGATGTCACGAACGAAATGCGTACATTTTCAGATGGTTATCTGGCTGGAATCATTGATACAGATGGGTTTATTCTGAAGACGCGTTCTCCTTCTTGTGGGTTAAAAGAAGTGAAGGTGTATGCCTCTACTGAAAAAGGTCCTGCGATTGGGCATTCGAGCGGGTTGTTTGGCGGCAGAGTTGCTGAACTATATTCACATTTAGCGATTGAAGAAGAAGGAAGGTTAAATAACTTTACGATTCGTGATCGTTTTTATACGAAGCTTTTTACGCTCGCTGCTTTTAGAAACATACTGCCGCAGGGGCTTCAAGCGATTAAAAGCTTTCATGAGAAAAATCAGTTTCTGTTTATGGCCTATAGCAACCCAACGTTAAAAGTGATGAACCGGATCTTAAAAAAAGAGCAGGAAAATGGAGAAGAACGCACGATACAACTGTATGCAAAAGCGATGAACAAATTGTTCAATCGTACGGCAAGAAGCGATTCTAACCGGAAAGTGGCGTACGAGATATTCAAACGGTTTCAGCCGCATCTTTCAGTAAAAGAAATTGCCTTTTTTGAAGAGCTTCTTCAAAAGTACGCAAACAAAAAAGAACCCTTTTCTAGTGTGGCTACGATTTTGAAGTCGTACGCGATCCGTTTTGAAGACAGTGAGATTCTTGGTCAGACGTTCTTTGCACCGTACCCCGAGATTCTGCTTGAGATCTCAGACTCCGGTAAAGGAAGAGATTATTAA
- a CDS encoding aminoimidazole riboside kinase — protein sequence MKKGVISLGEALVDFIPTDETNTTYQKSPGGAPANVAVGVARLGSASTFLGKVGDDVLGSFMIDTLKSYGVNAFHVYKTEEVRTGAVFVTLDPNGERSFDFYINPSADRFLQEKDVQPSLFKEHKILHFGSISLIGEPSKSATEKAVRLAKENGMWVSYDPNLRLSLWKTPAQARETILSMLQHADIVKISEEELEFITGLKKVEEGIKVLQEYDIPLLFITLGDDGSYVVTKEGGEYIPAKRVSSVDTTGAGDAYVAAVLHQLNEYNGSLQDLTLDEASDMALFGSVSGALAVSVKGAMTALPTLEQIENELAQNKQ from the coding sequence ATGAAAAAAGGCGTCATTTCATTAGGAGAAGCACTTGTTGATTTTATTCCAACAGACGAAACGAACACGACGTACCAGAAAAGTCCTGGTGGTGCACCAGCCAATGTAGCCGTTGGGGTTGCACGATTAGGGTCAGCATCTACTTTTTTAGGAAAAGTGGGAGATGATGTTCTAGGGTCGTTCATGATTGATACATTAAAGAGCTATGGCGTGAACGCGTTTCATGTGTACAAGACAGAAGAAGTGAGAACAGGCGCTGTGTTTGTAACGCTTGATCCAAACGGTGAGAGATCGTTCGACTTTTACATCAACCCGAGCGCAGACCGCTTCTTACAAGAAAAAGATGTACAACCGAGTCTCTTTAAAGAGCATAAAATTCTTCATTTTGGTTCAATCTCGTTGATTGGCGAACCCTCTAAAAGTGCTACTGAAAAAGCGGTAAGACTCGCAAAAGAAAATGGTATGTGGGTTTCGTATGATCCGAACTTACGATTATCGCTCTGGAAGACACCAGCGCAAGCTCGTGAAACCATTCTATCGATGCTGCAGCATGCTGACATCGTTAAGATCTCTGAAGAGGAACTCGAATTTATCACAGGGTTAAAAAAGGTCGAAGAAGGCATTAAAGTGCTGCAAGAATATGATATTCCCTTACTCTTCATCACACTAGGAGATGATGGAAGCTATGTGGTGACGAAAGAGGGCGGCGAGTACATTCCGGCAAAACGTGTATCTTCGGTAGATACAACCGGAGCAGGGGATGCTTATGTTGCTGCTGTACTTCATCAATTGAATGAATATAATGGGTCACTCCAAGACCTGACCCTTGATGAAGCGAGCGACATGGCGTTGTTCGGAAGCGTTTCTGGAGCACTTGCAGTTTCTGTTAAAGGAGCGATGACGGCACTCCCTACTTTAGAGCAAATTGAAAATGAACTGGCACAAAATAAACAATAA
- a CDS encoding glycine--tRNA ligase, whose amino-acid sequence MTKNMETITNHAKHRGFVFPGSEIYGGLANTWDYGPLGVELKNNVKKAWWKKFVQESPYNVGLDAAILMNPRTWEASGHIGNFNDPMMDCKNCKARHRADKLIEDAAEQAGKEIIVDGLPFEKMEELVKEYNIACPECGSHDFTSIRQFNLMFKTHQGVTESSSNEIYMRPETAQGIFVNFKNVQRTMRKKLPFGIAQIGKSFRNEITPGNFTFRTREFEQMELEFFCKPGSEIEWFNYWKDTAENWLKSLGMTSENLRLRDHNEDELSHYSNATTDFEYKFPFGWGELWGVASRTDFDLKRHMEFSGEDFNYIDQETNERYVPYCIEPSLGADRVTLAFLIDAYEDEQLEDGTSRTVMHLHPALAPYKAAILPLSKKLSEEATEVFSSLAKDFNVDYDETGSIGKRYRRQDEVGTPFCITYDFDSKEDGMVTVRDRDTMEQTRVKIADLKSFIESKVQF is encoded by the coding sequence ATGACAAAAAACATGGAAACCATCACAAATCATGCGAAACACCGCGGTTTTGTATTTCCAGGGTCTGAAATCTACGGAGGTCTTGCAAATACGTGGGATTATGGCCCGCTAGGTGTTGAGCTGAAGAACAACGTAAAAAAAGCATGGTGGAAAAAGTTTGTTCAAGAATCACCTTACAACGTAGGTCTTGATGCAGCCATCTTAATGAATCCTCGTACGTGGGAAGCATCTGGTCACATCGGTAACTTTAACGATCCGATGATGGACTGTAAGAACTGTAAAGCGCGTCACCGTGCTGATAAATTGATCGAAGATGCTGCTGAGCAAGCTGGTAAAGAGATCATTGTAGACGGCCTTCCGTTTGAAAAGATGGAAGAGTTAGTGAAAGAATACAATATCGCTTGTCCGGAGTGCGGAAGCCATGACTTCACAAGCATCCGTCAGTTCAACTTAATGTTCAAAACACACCAAGGTGTAACTGAATCAAGTTCAAACGAAATCTACATGCGTCCGGAAACAGCGCAAGGAATCTTCGTTAACTTTAAAAATGTTCAGCGTACGATGCGTAAAAAGCTGCCGTTTGGTATTGCACAAATCGGTAAGAGTTTCCGTAACGAGATCACACCTGGTAACTTCACGTTCCGTACACGTGAGTTCGAACAGATGGAGCTTGAGTTCTTCTGTAAGCCAGGAAGCGAGATCGAATGGTTCAACTATTGGAAAGATACAGCTGAAAACTGGCTAAAATCATTGGGTATGACGTCAGAAAACCTTCGCCTTCGCGACCATAATGAAGATGAGCTTTCTCACTACTCCAATGCGACAACTGACTTTGAATATAAATTCCCGTTCGGTTGGGGCGAGCTTTGGGGCGTTGCATCTCGTACAGACTTCGATTTGAAGCGTCACATGGAGTTCTCAGGTGAAGATTTCAACTATATCGATCAAGAAACAAACGAGCGTTATGTTCCTTACTGCATCGAGCCTTCTCTAGGTGCGGACCGTGTAACGTTGGCGTTCCTAATTGATGCGTATGAAGATGAGCAGCTTGAAGATGGTACTTCAAGAACAGTAATGCACTTGCACCCTGCACTAGCTCCTTATAAAGCAGCGATTCTGCCACTATCTAAGAAGCTATCTGAAGAAGCAACAGAAGTGTTTAGCTCACTTGCGAAAGATTTCAATGTGGACTATGACGAAACAGGATCAATCGGTAAACGTTACCGTCGTCAAGATGAAGTAGGGACACCTTTCTGTATCACGTATGACTTTGATTCTAAGGAAGACGGTATGGTAACCGTACGTGACCGTGACACGATGGAACAAACGCGCGTGAAGATTGCAGATCTTAAGAGCTTTATTGAGTCTAAGGTTCAGTTTTAA
- a CDS encoding AEC family transporter: MKLAPFMQELTLLYSIALIGYILRKKEVLPHGSERTLSVLLLNVTLPALIVFGMDVPFSIENLKQFGWLSLMSAFVLLLSSLFSWWRVKQWQIKDTQKNALEGIMIFGNQGFLGIAVCFILFGKTGVLFATFFNFVYLLWIWTYGIYLFARHSKVLPWRSVFLNPGVISTLIGFILLLLPGTLPHALSNTLEMLGKPTVPLSMLLIGVLLGGLPFNHLISFFKKSHLWLASFYKLLLFPMLLIPYIFFSLPLELVVVAVLTAGMPSAPTISMYAERYGEDASFAAAGVMLSTILSCLTIPLLYALVLIISSFTGV, encoded by the coding sequence ATGAAACTTGCTCCGTTTATGCAAGAATTAACCCTATTGTACAGCATTGCCCTAATTGGTTATATCCTTCGAAAGAAAGAGGTCTTGCCACATGGCAGTGAACGCACTCTTTCCGTCCTCTTACTGAACGTAACATTGCCTGCATTAATTGTTTTTGGTATGGATGTTCCCTTTTCGATAGAAAACCTTAAGCAGTTTGGCTGGCTTTCCCTGATGTCAGCATTCGTCTTACTTTTATCCTCTCTCTTTTCTTGGTGGAGAGTTAAACAGTGGCAAATAAAAGACACACAGAAAAATGCCTTAGAAGGAATCATGATTTTTGGGAATCAAGGTTTTCTAGGCATCGCAGTCTGTTTTATATTATTCGGAAAAACAGGAGTGCTTTTTGCAACATTCTTTAATTTTGTTTATTTGCTGTGGATTTGGACGTATGGTATTTATCTCTTTGCTCGTCATTCCAAAGTTTTGCCGTGGCGAAGTGTCTTTTTAAACCCTGGCGTTATTTCAACACTGATTGGCTTCATTCTTTTGCTTCTGCCAGGTACCCTTCCACATGCTTTATCGAACACATTAGAAATGCTAGGAAAACCTACCGTTCCGCTTTCTATGTTATTGATCGGTGTTCTTCTAGGCGGATTGCCTTTTAACCATTTAATTAGTTTTTTTAAAAAATCACACTTATGGCTAGCGAGTTTTTACAAGCTTCTTCTGTTTCCGATGCTATTAATTCCTTATATTTTCTTTTCCTTACCACTGGAACTTGTAGTCGTAGCCGTTCTAACAGCTGGCATGCCTTCTGCTCCTACCATCTCGATGTATGCAGAGCGTTATGGAGAGGACGCCTCTTTTGCTGCAGCGGGTGTTATGTTAAGTACAATTCTTTCCTGTCTAACCATCCCACTGTTATATGCACTCGTGTTAATAATCTCTTCCTTTACCGGAGTCTGA
- the trhA gene encoding PAQR family membrane homeostasis protein TrhA, with amino-acid sequence MSTHVFSKREEIANAITHGLGVLLSVAVTSILLVFAVWKGTAVHIVSFAVFGGTMLTLYSASTLVHAFPKGRVKDLFEIMDHAAIYLFIAGTYTPIVLIVVGGALGWTLFGVVWGLAIFGVVFKVFFTKKFVVLSTLGYVAMGWLITFAFQDISANMPPAGIQLLVAGGIIYTLGSIFYVWRSFPFHHAVWHLFVLAGSVMHFLMMFYVLPN; translated from the coding sequence ATGAGTACACATGTATTTTCAAAACGCGAAGAGATAGCAAATGCCATCACACACGGACTCGGTGTCCTTCTAAGTGTAGCGGTTACTTCCATTCTGCTCGTGTTTGCCGTATGGAAAGGAACAGCGGTTCATATTGTTAGCTTCGCCGTATTCGGAGGCACGATGCTGACGCTCTATTCAGCTTCAACCCTCGTACACGCTTTTCCTAAAGGACGGGTTAAGGATTTATTTGAGATCATGGACCACGCGGCCATCTATCTCTTTATTGCAGGAACGTACACCCCAATCGTGCTGATAGTTGTAGGCGGAGCACTGGGATGGACATTGTTTGGAGTCGTTTGGGGACTCGCGATCTTCGGTGTCGTTTTTAAAGTCTTTTTTACAAAAAAATTCGTTGTGTTATCAACATTAGGTTATGTCGCGATGGGATGGCTGATCACATTTGCCTTTCAAGATATTTCAGCAAACATGCCACCAGCAGGCATTCAGCTCTTAGTTGCAGGCGGAATCATCTACACGCTCGGCAGTATTTTTTATGTATGGCGCAGCTTTCCGTTCCACCACGCCGTATGGCATTTGTTTGTTCTAGCCGGCAGTGTGATGCATTTTCTTATGATGTTTTATGTGTTGCCTAACTAA
- a CDS encoding NUDIX hydrolase gives MAYYEDLRKYVGTAPLILPGSVVIIVNEKDEILLQHRTDGGWGLPGGLMELGESFEETAIREVKEETGLDVEGLTQLHVYSGQDHYIKNANGDELYAVTAVYTAHSVSGKLTIDHNESHDFQYFKHDQLPKDTLGGARKYITNYIEMKNQNKAYR, from the coding sequence ATGGCTTACTATGAAGATCTTCGGAAATATGTAGGAACCGCACCACTCATCTTACCTGGTTCTGTTGTTATTATTGTGAATGAAAAGGATGAAATATTATTACAGCATCGGACCGATGGCGGATGGGGATTACCTGGTGGCCTGATGGAGCTTGGTGAAAGTTTTGAAGAAACGGCGATTCGTGAAGTAAAAGAAGAAACAGGACTCGATGTTGAGGGCTTGACCCAGCTTCATGTCTATTCGGGCCAAGATCATTATATAAAGAATGCAAACGGTGATGAACTATATGCCGTGACCGCAGTGTATACGGCTCATTCTGTAAGTGGCAAACTGACCATCGATCACAATGAATCACATGATTTTCAATATTTCAAACATGATCAACTTCCTAAAGACACGTTAGGCGGTGCACGAAAATACATAACAAACTATATAGAGATGAAGAATCAGAACAAAGCTTACCGGTAA
- a CDS encoding M24 family metallopeptidase — translation MNEGRIQKVQNWLKQEGHTFAFIHTTANVFYLSGLYSDPHERVLGVAVLAEGEPFMICPGMERSQAKDAGWTYEIVGYSDSEDPWAKVQAALDNRGVTAASSIAVEKETLPYARGEKLLGMFDGANLVGAEELMNELRLIKEESELKTLREAARLADYGVEVGVAALREGVTEMEVLAKIEYELKQKGISAMSFSTMVLFGEKAGQPHGKPGLRKLQHGDFVLFDLGVVLDGYCSDITRTVAFGNLDEKRREIYDTVLQAQLKALEASKPGTRIGDIDLIARNHIAEAGYGDHFPHRIGHGLGIDVHEFPSMSDNNDGVLREGMTYTIEPGIYIDDVGGVRIEDDVYVTADGHETLTKYPKELQIIK, via the coding sequence ATGAACGAAGGACGTATTCAAAAGGTACAAAACTGGTTAAAGCAAGAAGGGCATACTTTCGCGTTCATTCACACGACAGCAAACGTGTTCTATCTATCAGGATTGTATTCGGATCCGCATGAACGTGTGTTAGGTGTGGCTGTACTTGCAGAAGGAGAGCCGTTCATGATCTGTCCAGGCATGGAGCGTTCGCAAGCTAAAGACGCAGGCTGGACGTATGAGATTGTAGGTTACAGCGATTCTGAAGATCCTTGGGCGAAGGTTCAAGCTGCTTTAGATAACCGTGGAGTGACTGCAGCATCATCGATTGCGGTTGAAAAAGAAACACTTCCATACGCGCGTGGCGAAAAGCTACTTGGTATGTTTGATGGTGCGAACTTGGTCGGAGCTGAAGAATTGATGAACGAGCTTCGTCTCATAAAAGAAGAGAGCGAGTTAAAGACGTTGCGTGAAGCGGCTAGACTTGCAGACTATGGAGTTGAAGTTGGAGTTGCAGCACTTCGTGAGGGTGTAACAGAGATGGAAGTACTCGCGAAGATCGAATACGAACTGAAGCAAAAAGGCATCAGCGCGATGTCGTTTTCTACAATGGTGTTATTCGGTGAAAAAGCGGGACAGCCTCATGGGAAGCCAGGCTTGAGAAAACTTCAGCACGGCGATTTTGTTTTATTCGATCTTGGTGTAGTCCTTGACGGATATTGTTCGGACATCACGCGTACTGTAGCGTTTGGTAATTTGGACGAAAAGCGCCGTGAAATCTATGATACGGTGTTGCAGGCGCAATTGAAAGCGTTAGAAGCTTCTAAGCCAGGAACGCGCATCGGTGACATTGACTTGATCGCACGCAACCACATTGCTGAAGCGGGATACGGAGATCACTTCCCGCACCGCATCGGACACGGTCTTGGAATTGATGTTCATGAATTCCCGTCCATGAGTGACAACAACGATGGCGTGCTTCGTGAAGGAATGACGTATACGATCGAACCAGGCATCTATATTGATGATGTCGGCGGTGTACGTATTGAGGATGACGTCTATGTAACGGCAGATGGGCATGAAACATTGACGAAATACCCGAAAGAGTTGCAAATTATTAAGTAA